One Patescibacteria group bacterium DNA window includes the following coding sequences:
- the dnaK gene encoding molecular chaperone DnaK — translation MAKIIGIDLGTTNSCMAVLEGGEPKVIENQEGNRTTPSVVAMSKSGDRLVGQIAKRQAVTNPENTVFSVKRLIGRRFSDEEVQRDTKHMPYRIAKAGDGIKVVMGDKEFTPQEISAMVLQKLKADAEAKLGEPVTEAVITVPAYFNDAQRQATKDAGEIAGLKVRRIINEPTAAALAYGLDKHKDEKIVVYDLGGGTFDVSVLEVGDDTVEVKATNGDTHLGGDDFDQVIIEWILAEFKKDQGIDLATDRLALQRIKEAAEKAKIELSTAQETEVNQPFITSDAAGPKHLSLKLTRAKLDELVRGLIERTLEPCRKALSDAKLTAKEIDQVVMVGGMTRMPLVLKTVEEFFGKKPHLGVNPDEVVAIGAAVQAGVLQGEIKDVLLLDVTPLSLGIETLGGVMTKLIERNTTIPTSKSQVFSTAADNQTSVEVHVLQGERDMAGDNKSLGRFVLSGIPPSARGVPQVEVTFDIDANGILNVKAADKATGKEQVITITASSGLSKEEIEKMKKDAEVHASEDKTKRELVEVRNAADGLVYSTEKAVLDAGDKLDAAVKTEVQEKVDALKQVKDGEDLEAIKKAFDELGVVVQKVGAALYKQPDATTPPDAAAADQGDQPAAEDATYRESTDEKKDSTPNA, via the coding sequence ATGGCAAAGATTATCGGTATAGATCTCGGAACAACAAATTCATGCATGGCCGTTCTTGAAGGGGGCGAACCAAAGGTTATAGAAAACCAAGAAGGGAATCGCACAACGCCGTCGGTCGTCGCCATGTCGAAGAGTGGCGACAGGTTAGTTGGTCAAATTGCCAAGCGGCAGGCCGTGACAAATCCAGAAAACACGGTTTTTTCAGTGAAGCGTCTTATTGGACGCCGATTCAGCGACGAAGAGGTGCAGCGCGATACAAAGCATATGCCGTACCGCATTGCTAAAGCTGGTGACGGCATTAAGGTTGTCATGGGCGACAAGGAATTTACCCCACAAGAAATTTCGGCCATGGTGCTGCAGAAGTTAAAGGCGGACGCCGAGGCAAAGCTTGGTGAGCCAGTAACTGAGGCAGTCATTACTGTGCCAGCCTATTTTAACGACGCGCAACGGCAGGCCACCAAAGACGCTGGTGAAATTGCGGGCTTGAAAGTACGTCGCATCATTAATGAACCAACCGCAGCCGCGCTCGCCTATGGCTTAGACAAGCATAAGGACGAGAAGATTGTTGTTTACGACCTCGGCGGTGGTACGTTTGACGTGTCAGTCCTTGAGGTTGGTGACGATACCGTTGAAGTCAAAGCGACCAATGGCGACACGCACTTGGGTGGCGATGACTTTGATCAAGTTATTATTGAGTGGATATTGGCTGAGTTCAAAAAAGATCAGGGTATCGACCTGGCAACAGACAGGTTAGCGTTGCAGCGCATTAAAGAAGCGGCTGAGAAAGCCAAGATTGAGCTTTCAACTGCTCAGGAAACAGAAGTTAATCAACCCTTCATCACCTCTGACGCTGCCGGACCAAAGCACCTGTCGCTTAAGCTCACTCGTGCCAAGCTCGATGAATTGGTGCGCGGTTTAATTGAAAGAACGCTGGAGCCTTGTCGCAAAGCACTTTCTGACGCGAAACTCACTGCCAAAGAGATTGACCAGGTGGTCATGGTTGGTGGTATGACCCGAATGCCATTGGTTCTGAAAACTGTTGAAGAGTTTTTTGGCAAGAAACCGCACTTGGGTGTTAATCCAGACGAAGTCGTGGCCATCGGCGCGGCCGTTCAAGCTGGTGTCCTGCAGGGTGAAATTAAAGACGTGCTGCTCTTAGATGTGACCCCTTTGTCGTTAGGTATTGAAACCTTGGGTGGGGTAATGACAAAGCTCATCGAGCGCAACACCACTATTCCAACCTCAAAGTCGCAAGTGTTCTCTACGGCTGCCGATAATCAGACGTCTGTTGAGGTGCATGTGCTGCAAGGTGAGCGAGATATGGCTGGCGACAACAAATCGCTCGGTCGGTTTGTTCTCTCTGGTATTCCACCTTCCGCCCGTGGCGTACCACAGGTTGAAGTAACGTTCGACATTGATGCGAACGGGATTTTGAACGTTAAAGCGGCTGACAAGGCAACCGGCAAAGAGCAGGTAATTACGATTACCGCGTCTTCTGGTCTCTCAAAAGAGGAGATTGAAAAAATGAAGAAGGATGCCGAAGTGCATGCCTCGGAAGACAAAACAAAGCGTGAGCTTGTTGAAGTTCGTAATGCCGCCGACGGGCTGGTGTACTCAACCGAAAAAGCGGTTCTTGATGCCGGCGATAAACTAGATGCTGCGGTGAAGACTGAAGTGCAAGAAAAAGTTGACGCATTGAAGCAAGTTAAGGATGGCGAAGATCTTGAGGCAATTAAGAAAGCTTTTGATGAGCTCGGCGTGGTGGTGCAAAAGGTTGGTGCCGCGCTCTATAAGCAGCCAGATGCGACAACGCCGCCTGATGCGGCTGCCGCAGACCAGGGTGACCAGCCTGCTGCCGAGGATGCAACGTATCGTGAGTCGACCGATGAGAAAAAAGATTCTACACCGAACGCTTAA
- a CDS encoding DUF3467 domain-containing protein, which translates to MADQQIQIKAGDETLKGVYANLMQVSHLNEEFVLDFMTVYPFQNIGTLNARVLISPAHMKRMIAAMQENMKRFEDAHGTIQAGSVTNPEVGFQA; encoded by the coding sequence ATGGCCGATCAGCAGATTCAAATTAAGGCGGGTGATGAAACATTGAAAGGTGTATACGCAAATCTAATGCAAGTGAGCCATCTCAATGAAGAGTTTGTGCTCGATTTCATGACCGTGTACCCGTTTCAGAATATTGGCACACTTAACGCCCGTGTTCTCATTAGCCCGGCGCACATGAAGCGAATGATTGCGGCTATGCAAGAAAATATGAAGCGATTCGAAGATGCCCATGGCACCATTCAAGCTGGTTCGGTGACAAATCCGGAAGTTGGCTTTCAAGCATAA
- the dnaJ gene encoding molecular chaperone DnaJ produces the protein MAKDFYKVLGVPKGASPEELKKAYRRLAHKFHPDKAKEGTTEHKEHEQRFKEINEAYQVLSDTNKRQQYDQFGATFDQGPAGSGYGQGFGQGGNVNVDFEDLEDLLGGVFRGFGGTRRGAKTKRGSDIQVTVTLSFSEAALGSSQKLRLYKHIACGVCAGDGAAKGSARIKCSECDGSGQKTDVQSTIFGSFQTVRTCETCAGRGTKPEHTCETCRGTGVVRDTVEVSVSIPPGVSDGDTLRVAGQGEAISGGHAGDLYVAVRVERDSRFERHGNDVVSRLAVSVPEAVLGTEKTVTTLDGDIVLTVPAGTASGAILRVPGRGIGTSGSRRGDHLVQVTVTIPSKLSKTARKLFEELGDAL, from the coding sequence ATGGCGAAAGACTTCTATAAAGTGCTTGGCGTTCCGAAAGGTGCTTCGCCGGAAGAATTGAAGAAAGCGTATCGTCGGTTGGCGCACAAATTTCACCCAGACAAGGCGAAAGAAGGAACAACTGAACACAAAGAGCATGAGCAGCGCTTCAAAGAGATTAATGAGGCGTATCAAGTTTTGTCTGACACAAATAAGCGTCAGCAGTACGACCAATTCGGTGCGACCTTCGATCAGGGGCCGGCCGGAAGCGGGTATGGTCAGGGGTTTGGTCAAGGTGGCAATGTTAACGTAGATTTCGAAGACCTTGAGGATTTGCTCGGTGGCGTGTTCCGTGGTTTTGGTGGGACTCGACGGGGAGCAAAAACAAAGCGGGGTTCAGATATTCAGGTAACGGTTACGTTATCGTTCTCGGAAGCGGCGCTTGGCTCGTCTCAAAAATTGCGGCTCTATAAGCACATTGCGTGCGGTGTCTGTGCTGGTGACGGTGCGGCCAAGGGGAGTGCGCGAATAAAATGTTCAGAGTGCGACGGCAGCGGGCAGAAGACAGATGTTCAAAGTACAATTTTTGGAAGCTTTCAGACAGTGCGCACGTGTGAAACCTGTGCTGGTCGGGGAACAAAACCAGAGCACACCTGTGAGACGTGTCGGGGAACGGGCGTTGTTCGTGACACTGTTGAGGTGTCGGTTTCCATACCGCCAGGCGTAAGTGACGGGGACACCTTGCGGGTGGCTGGGCAGGGCGAGGCAATCAGTGGTGGCCACGCGGGAGATTTATACGTTGCTGTTCGAGTAGAAAGAGACAGCCGTTTTGAGCGGCATGGGAATGATGTTGTCTCCAGACTTGCCGTTTCTGTGCCTGAAGCAGTACTTGGCACCGAGAAAACAGTTACAACGCTTGATGGCGATATTGTTCTCACTGTTCCTGCTGGTACTGCTAGTGGCGCCATACTTCGCGTGCCGGGTCGGGGTATTGGTACATCGGGTAGTCGAAGAGGGGACCATCTGGTTCAGGTTACTGTTACGATACCTTCAAAACTATCAAAAACAGCCCGAAAGCTTTTTGAAGAATTAGGCGACGCCCTCTAG
- the cysS gene encoding cysteine--tRNA ligase, producing MQVLRLYDSLSRRKKVFKPIRRRVGLYTCGPTVYDYAHIGNFRTFVFYDIVRRTLRHLGYPVQHVMNITDVGHLAADSDFGEEKMAAAALRERKNAWDVAKAYTKSFLEDAAKLNVLPANKLPRATEHIPEQVALIKELERKGFTYRTSDGIYFDTAKFPKYGRLSGQTLKDKVGGKRVAIGDKRQASDFALWKFSPTGVKRDMEWPSPWGKGFPGWHIECSAMSRKYLRQPFDIHSGGVDHLAVHHENEIAQSEAAYGKPLANYWLHGEFLIVKQARGGFKRMGKSEGNLMTVSDVATTYNVDPLALRYLFLQTHYRKPLQFDSSALLAANQALVRLREHVARLPRATRIGVPQIESAFAAAIANDFDIPKALAIVWQLVRTTKKYEGAAVRRSLRSFDTVLGLGIETARTVSTIPDTVQQLASEREKARKEKRWADADSARDEAQRLGYRIEDTPSGPQIKKI from the coding sequence ATGCAGGTGCTTCGTCTTTACGATTCACTCAGTCGTCGCAAAAAGGTTTTTAAGCCCATTCGGCGACGGGTCGGGCTTTATACGTGTGGTCCCACGGTGTACGACTACGCGCATATAGGTAATTTTCGAACATTTGTTTTTTATGACATCGTGCGAAGAACACTTCGTCACCTTGGATATCCGGTGCAGCACGTCATGAATATTACTGACGTTGGACACTTAGCAGCTGACTCGGATTTCGGTGAGGAAAAAATGGCCGCTGCGGCTCTTAGAGAGCGAAAAAATGCTTGGGACGTAGCCAAGGCATACACAAAAAGTTTTCTCGAAGATGCGGCCAAGCTTAATGTGTTACCCGCCAACAAACTGCCTCGGGCGACAGAGCACATTCCCGAGCAAGTGGCGCTTATCAAAGAGTTAGAACGTAAGGGATTTACGTACAGAACAAGTGACGGCATTTATTTTGATACAGCAAAATTTCCGAAGTACGGTCGTCTGTCTGGTCAAACACTCAAAGACAAAGTAGGCGGTAAGCGAGTCGCTATTGGCGACAAGCGTCAGGCAAGTGATTTTGCGCTTTGGAAATTTTCACCAACCGGGGTGAAGCGAGATATGGAATGGCCAAGCCCATGGGGCAAGGGTTTTCCTGGTTGGCACATCGAGTGTTCGGCTATGAGCCGGAAGTACTTACGGCAACCGTTCGATATTCATTCTGGGGGGGTAGATCATTTGGCAGTGCATCACGAAAATGAGATTGCTCAATCCGAGGCAGCCTACGGTAAGCCGTTGGCAAACTATTGGTTGCACGGTGAATTTTTAATTGTTAAGCAAGCACGTGGTGGCTTTAAGCGTATGGGAAAATCAGAGGGGAACCTCATGACAGTTTCTGATGTAGCGACAACGTATAACGTTGACCCATTGGCACTCCGATACCTTTTTTTGCAGACCCATTACAGAAAGCCTTTGCAGTTTGATTCGTCCGCTCTCTTGGCAGCGAATCAGGCGTTAGTACGACTTCGGGAACACGTTGCTCGACTACCACGGGCTACGCGTATTGGTGTGCCGCAAATTGAAAGTGCATTTGCGGCAGCTATAGCGAACGATTTTGACATTCCAAAAGCGCTCGCCATTGTTTGGCAATTAGTGCGCACGACAAAGAAGTACGAGGGTGCGGCAGTGCGGCGGTCGTTACGTTCATTCGATACTGTCTTAGGGCTTGGCATTGAAACTGCTCGGACAGTTTCGACTATTCCGGATACCGTGCAGCAGCTGGCGAGCGAGCGAGAAAAAGCGCGAAAAGAGAAGCGGTGGGCCGACGCAGACAGCGCACGGGATGAGGCTCAGCGGTTGGGGTATCGCATTGAAGATACTCCAAGCGGCCCACAGATAAAAAAAATATAA
- a CDS encoding type IV secretion system DNA-binding domain-containing protein, with product MSSFLPAVPSINELTATVLVWGMISAATALLFLFVLYVFYRRLYHTGASFNKVTLLITVPKRSQQQDEDSTIEKIRQQIAVAETFFAAIAGLRADRSVSSYVLGRRDHLSLELVASQGLLSFYIVVPASLRRYVEQQIHAQYPDANIDVVIEPNIFLSHGVVRAAGLRFRRSFMFPLRTYNDIETDPLAAVTNAFSRVGTNGAALQIVIRSAKRRWHRFGQRTAAEFHQGHSFREAYARGQRSTFMRGVSAFMRAFHNQAMPKQPAAQAEQVRPHQLSALEQEMAKRVEQKTSKAGVEANIRIVVSASTEHDADRMLDNMVQTFSQYNLYQYGNSFVPVRVRRQVAFIRRFIHRQFVRRNSVILNTEELASLFHFPLPSTETPNIRWLRSKKAPPPNELPDEGIVLGVNRYRGVDRVVHFDPADRRRHCYIIGTTGSGKSVLMGEMAKQDIKAGHGVCIIDPHGSLVEEILESIPPERAKDVIYFDPSDTDRPLGLNMLEATTPAEMDFATQEMIAIFYKLVSDPSMIGPMFEHNMRNAMLTLMADPSAPGTLVEIPRMFTDTEFQRRKVKNLTDPIVKAFWEQEMAKTSDFHKSEMLGYLISKVGRFIENAMMRNIIGQPNSAFDFRRVMDEKKIFLVNLSKGKIGEMNANLLGLIIVSKLQMAALSRADSPADSFPDFYLYIDEFQNFITDSIATILSEARKYKLNLVMAHQYVGQLVQGQDTKIRDAVLGNVGTIISFRVGVEDAEVLAKEFAPVFSEYDLINVDRYHAYVRLLVHNSVTRPFDIDTYPPTIGSAERALLLREASRLRYGKDRQSVENDILLRSKIGQLGVTNAVDGPAR from the coding sequence ATGAGTAGCTTCCTCCCAGCAGTGCCAAGTATAAACGAACTCACCGCCACAGTGCTCGTGTGGGGTATGATTAGCGCCGCGACGGCCCTTCTTTTTCTTTTCGTACTCTACGTATTTTATCGCCGTTTGTATCATACTGGTGCATCGTTTAACAAGGTAACCTTACTCATTACCGTACCAAAGCGTAGTCAGCAGCAAGATGAAGACAGTACGATTGAAAAAATCCGTCAGCAGATAGCCGTAGCGGAAACATTTTTTGCGGCGATTGCGGGGCTTCGAGCGGACAGAAGCGTTAGTTCCTATGTACTTGGTCGTCGTGACCATCTGTCTTTGGAACTCGTTGCTTCACAAGGCCTTCTCTCTTTTTACATTGTCGTGCCAGCGTCACTTCGTCGTTATGTTGAACAGCAAATTCATGCGCAATATCCTGATGCCAATATTGACGTCGTCATTGAGCCAAACATTTTTTTATCACATGGCGTGGTTCGAGCTGCTGGGCTGCGTTTTCGTCGTTCGTTTATGTTTCCATTGCGTACGTATAATGATATAGAAACAGACCCCTTAGCGGCTGTAACGAACGCATTTAGTCGGGTGGGTACGAATGGTGCTGCGTTGCAAATAGTTATTCGCTCTGCCAAGCGACGATGGCATAGGTTTGGGCAGCGAACGGCAGCTGAATTTCATCAGGGTCACTCATTCCGCGAAGCATATGCCCGTGGTCAGCGAAGCACCTTTATGCGTGGCGTGTCAGCCTTTATGCGGGCATTTCATAATCAAGCGATGCCAAAACAGCCAGCGGCACAAGCCGAGCAGGTACGGCCACATCAACTGTCGGCCCTCGAGCAAGAGATGGCTAAACGGGTTGAACAAAAGACAAGTAAGGCTGGCGTTGAGGCGAACATTCGTATAGTGGTCTCGGCCAGTACTGAACATGATGCCGATAGAATGCTTGATAATATGGTGCAAACGTTCAGTCAGTATAACCTTTACCAGTACGGTAACAGTTTCGTTCCCGTGCGAGTCCGCCGGCAAGTGGCATTCATACGGCGGTTTATCCATCGTCAATTTGTTCGTCGCAATTCGGTAATTCTGAACACGGAAGAGCTCGCCAGTCTATTTCATTTTCCATTGCCCTCGACCGAGACGCCGAATATTCGTTGGTTGCGTTCAAAGAAAGCCCCGCCGCCAAATGAGTTGCCTGACGAAGGCATAGTGTTGGGTGTCAATCGATATCGCGGCGTAGATCGCGTTGTTCATTTTGACCCGGCCGATCGTCGTCGGCACTGCTACATTATTGGTACCACCGGCTCCGGAAAATCAGTGCTGATGGGGGAGATGGCCAAGCAAGATATTAAGGCCGGGCACGGGGTTTGTATTATTGATCCGCACGGCTCATTGGTTGAAGAAATACTTGAGAGTATACCGCCGGAGCGAGCCAAAGACGTCATTTATTTTGATCCGTCAGATACTGATCGGCCACTCGGGCTGAACATGCTCGAAGCCACGACGCCAGCCGAAATGGATTTTGCGACACAGGAAATGATTGCCATTTTCTACAAGCTGGTGAGCGACCCTTCAATGATTGGTCCAATGTTCGAACATAACATGCGTAACGCCATGCTAACGCTTATGGCTGACCCGTCGGCACCAGGGACGCTTGTGGAGATTCCCCGCATGTTCACTGACACTGAATTTCAGCGTCGTAAGGTAAAAAATCTAACTGATCCGATAGTCAAAGCCTTTTGGGAACAAGAAATGGCCAAGACGTCAGACTTTCACAAATCGGAAATGCTTGGGTATCTCATTTCAAAAGTTGGTCGATTCATCGAGAATGCCATGATGCGAAACATCATTGGTCAGCCGAATTCGGCTTTTGATTTCCGTCGCGTTATGGATGAGAAGAAGATTTTTCTTGTGAATCTTTCAAAAGGAAAAATTGGAGAAATGAATGCGAATTTATTGGGCCTTATTATTGTTTCTAAGCTGCAAATGGCCGCGCTGTCTCGGGCTGACTCTCCGGCCGATTCATTTCCCGACTTTTATCTTTACATCGATGAATTTCAGAACTTCATCACGGATTCGATTGCGACGATTCTTTCTGAAGCTCGAAAGTACAAGCTCAACCTTGTTATGGCGCACCAGTACGTTGGTCAACTCGTCCAAGGACAGGATACAAAAATTCGCGATGCGGTATTGGGGAATGTGGGTACGATAATTAGTTTTCGGGTGGGCGTTGAAGATGCTGAGGTTTTGGCCAAAGAGTTTGCTCCGGTCTTTAGTGAGTACGACCTGATTAATGTTGATCGTTATCACGCCTACGTTCGACTATTGGTCCACAATAGTGTCACCCGGCCGTTCGACATAGACACCTATCCGCCAACTATTGGTTCTGCCGAACGGGCACTTTTACTTCGTGAAGCATCACGGCTTCGCTACGGTAAAGATCGGCAGTCGGTTGAGAATGACATTCTTCTGAGAAGTAAAATTGGCCAGCTGGGTGTTACAAATGCGGTCGACGGGCCAGCACGATAG